In a single window of the Rhopalosiphum padi isolate XX-2018 chromosome 1, ASM2088224v1, whole genome shotgun sequence genome:
- the LOC132917488 gene encoding uncharacterized protein LOC132917488, whose amino-acid sequence MAVNKIKEAAVHTQNTPHDIISTVQIVPGVAGAIPSVHHLKHTIRRVRTRNQCAPPIPKTVSDLKIADEYTKTIKGEQFLIFYSGASQDRILIFSTENNLKLMDQSTNWLVDGTFKTVPSLFYQLFTIHVLIQQGDQTVSPTIYALLTDKSQSTYTRFLKYLLEIKPSLNPTSVIMDFEHASINAFKIVFPHAEQQGCFFHFSKCMWRQIQNVGLVENYINNANFALHIRMLAALAYVPPDNVINAYEEILETQFYVENEDLVMPFLDYFEDNWVGKITGRRKTRRQPRHPIDIWNCHYSAKNGLPTTNNAVEGWHRGFTSVIGASHPNIWKFMDGIKKVQNIEELKREQYNAGEQPQKKKKVQGL is encoded by the exons ATGGCTGTGAATAAGATAAAAGAAGCGGCTGTTCATACACAAAATACTCCACATGATATAATCAGTACTGTTCAAATAGTACCTGGAGTAGCCGGTGCAATTCCTTCAGTTCATCATTTAAAACACACTATACGAAGAGTTCGGACACGTAACCAATGCGCACCACCTATTCCGAAAACAGTGAGTGACCTTAAAATTGCTGATGAGtatactaaaacaataaaaggagaacaatttttaatattttacagtggAGCATCACAAGatcgaattttaatattttcgaccgaaaataatttaaaattaatggatCAATCAACTAACTGGTTAGTCGATGGGACTTTTAAAACGGTACCTTCACTTTTTTATCAGTTATTCACTATTCATGTACTTATTCAACAAGGTGACCAAACAGTTAGTCCTACCATTTATGCATTATTAACCGATAAATCTCAATCAACATATACacgttttcttaaatatttattagaaataaaaccaTCTTTAAATCCTACATCGGTAATAATGGACTTTGAACATGCCTCAATCAATgcattcaaaattgtttttccacACGCTGAACAACAAggttgtttttttcatttttctaaatgtATGTGGCGACAAATTCAAAATGTTGGTCTAgtcgaaaattatattaataatgctaACTTTGCTCTTCATATTCGTATGTTAGCTGCTTTGGCCTATGTTCCACCAGATAACGTTATTAATGCATACGAAGAAATTTTAGAAACACAAttttatgttgaaaatgaaGACCTGGTAATGCCATTCTTGGATTATTTCGAGGATAACTGGGTAGGAAAAATAACAGGAAGACGAAAAACTCGACGACAACCAAGACATCCTATTGATATTTGGAATTGTCACTATTCAGCCAAAAATGGTCTTCCAACAACAAACAACGCTGTTGAAGGATGGCACAGAGGATTTACATCTGTTATTg GAGCAAGCCACCCTAATATATGGAAATTCATGGATGGAATTAAGAAAGTTCAAAACATAGAAGAATTAAAACGAGAGCAGTATAATGCTGGAGAACaaccacagaaaaaaaaaaaagtacaaggaCTGTAA
- the LOC132925563 gene encoding prostaglandin G/H synthase 2-like — protein MWKPKMFSLSPMLYAISTLWVREHNRVCDMLSLMSSSKGTDEEIYKTARKVVTGQMMTIMMNEILNMHTGYAYPLKLRPEVYHHRIQNISSSTTPIELVLMMAMSSLPEQFNSAPMSSMFFGNSKQVLEEGLKNTLQFMISQPMGKISAHNDGFSTKPLTKTLMKLSREHAVQSFNNYRRRFGLPAYDSFFQLTKNWETADELKNLYQSVDDVELLTGVLTEGSRMGSLPTSTIMTQSFIINAILTNNLTSELSWKPNTFSGDGLFSLVKGTTLRSFVCNNLVDYCNGLNIDLYAN, from the exons ATGTGGAAGCCAAAGATGTTTAGCTTGAGCCCAATGCTTTATGCAATATCGACACTTTGGGTCCGTGAACACAACCGCGTGTGTGACATGCTGTCACTGATGTCGTCTTCGAAAGGGACAGATGAAGAGATCTACAAGACAGCTAGAAAGGTTGTCACCGGCCAGATGATGACAATAATGATGAACGAAATCTTAAACATGCATACAGGATACGCGTATCCGTTGAAGCTCCGTCCGGAAGTTTATCACCACCGAATTCAAAACATCAGTAGTTCCACCACACCAATTGAACTAGTTTTGATGATGGCCATGTCCAGTCTACCGGAACAGTTTAATAGTGCTCCTATGAGTTCGATGTTCTTCGGTAACAGCAA ACAAGTGTTGGAAGAGGGCTTAAAAAATACGCTGCAGTTTATGATCAGCCAACCTATGGGCAAGATCTCGGCTCACAACGACGGGTTTTCGACGAAACCGTTGACCAAGACCTTGATGAAGCTATCCCGAGAACATGCGGTGCAGAGTTTTAATAACTATCGGAGACGATTCGGGCTGCCTGCATACGATAGCTTTTTCCAACTAACCAAAAACTGGGAAACCGCTGAtgaattgaaaaatttataCCAAAGCGTCGATGATGTGGAGTTATTGACCGGCGTGTTGACAGAAGGGTCGAGAATGGGATCTCTCCCCACATCGACAATCATGACTCAGAGTTTCATTATAAATGCTATTTTGACCAATAACCTGACGAGTGAACTTTCGTGGAAACCAAATACTTTCAGTGGAGATGGTCTCTTCAGCTTGGTAAAGGGCACCACATTGAGGTCGTTTGTATGTAACAACCTGGTCGATTATTGCAACGGGTTAAATATTGATCTGTACGcgaattaa